From Bacillota bacterium, one genomic window encodes:
- a CDS encoding ABC transporter permease, with amino-acid sequence ALTTFILTVVALYGMGMCMSSLFMLYGREAWHTANLLQEPVYLLTGFYFPVRALGFWVALSGSLVPLTFGIDAMRQLVFGSAAMGFLPVEIEIGALAGLAVLFMVAASTALGFMERLAKREGRLTLKWQ; translated from the coding sequence GCCCTGACCACCTTCATCCTGACAGTGGTCGCTCTCTACGGCATGGGGATGTGCATGAGTTCACTGTTCATGCTGTACGGCCGGGAAGCCTGGCATACTGCCAACCTGCTCCAGGAACCGGTGTATCTTCTCACTGGATTCTACTTCCCCGTCCGGGCTCTTGGGTTCTGGGTTGCGTTGTCCGGATCTCTAGTGCCCCTCACCTTCGGAATCGATGCCATGAGGCAGCTAGTGTTCGGGTCCGCCGCCATGGGCTTTCTGCCTGTAGAGATCGAGATAGGTGCTCTCGCGGGACTCGCGGTCCTGTTCATGGTGGCAGCCAGCACCGCCTTGGGGTTTATGGAACGTCTTGCCAAGCGAGAGGGGAGGT